One Thomasclavelia spiroformis DSM 1552 DNA window includes the following coding sequences:
- the purB gene encoding adenylosuccinate lyase, whose translation MEKQEFECLTLCPLDGRYSGIKDALGEYFSEYALVKYRVFVEIQWLKFLIENVESDILAKFDVKDIDKLTAISSEFNYDSFARIKEIENTTRHDVKAVEYFIDEKLEVLGFGYLQSFVHIGCTSEDINNTSYACMLKYGLKDVWLPKAKEFAALIDKWADEHSEDAMLAHTHGQPATPTTIGKEFKVYAYRFLSSIENIESIKIKAKFNGATGNYSAILTAFPDIDWQTMAKKFVEEYLGLTFNPLTTQIESHDYTCHILDGIRHFNNVLVDFDVDMWLYISMEYFKQIPVKGEVGSSTMPHKVNPIRFENSEANIDMSNNICVALSNKLPKSRMQRDLSDSSSQRNLGLAFGYSLQAINETTNGLAKCVVNKEKLVYDLNEKWEVLAEPIQTMLRKYGVPDAYDTLKALTRGKSISKEDILKFAESLDILSDQDRQTLIDMTPASYIGLANILAKINLSK comes from the coding sequence ATGGAAAAACAAGAGTTTGAATGTTTAACACTTTGTCCCTTGGATGGACGATATTCGGGTATTAAAGATGCATTAGGTGAGTATTTTTCTGAATATGCATTAGTAAAGTATCGTGTTTTTGTTGAAATTCAATGGTTAAAGTTTTTAATTGAAAATGTTGAAAGCGATATTTTAGCTAAATTTGATGTAAAAGATATTGATAAACTTACAGCTATTTCTAGTGAATTTAATTATGATTCTTTTGCAAGAATCAAAGAAATTGAAAATACTACTCGTCATGATGTTAAAGCTGTTGAGTATTTTATTGATGAAAAGCTTGAAGTATTAGGATTTGGATATTTACAAAGTTTCGTTCATATTGGATGTACTTCTGAAGATATCAATAATACATCATATGCATGTATGTTAAAATATGGTTTAAAAGATGTTTGGTTACCTAAGGCAAAAGAATTTGCAGCACTTATTGATAAGTGGGCTGATGAACATAGTGAAGATGCAATGCTTGCACATACTCATGGTCAACCAGCAACACCAACTACAATTGGTAAGGAATTTAAAGTTTATGCATATCGTTTCTTATCAAGTATTGAAAATATTGAAAGTATTAAAATTAAAGCTAAATTTAACGGGGCAACAGGTAACTACAGTGCTATTTTAACAGCTTTCCCTGATATTGATTGGCAAACTATGGCTAAGAAATTTGTTGAAGAGTATTTAGGTTTAACTTTTAATCCATTAACTACACAAATTGAAAGTCATGATTATACTTGTCATATTTTAGATGGAATTCGTCATTTTAATAATGTATTAGTTGATTTTGATGTTGACATGTGGCTGTATATTTCAATGGAATACTTTAAACAAATACCTGTTAAAGGTGAAGTTGGAAGTAGTACAATGCCTCATAAAGTTAATCCAATTCGTTTTGAAAATAGTGAAGCTAATATTGATATGTCAAATAATATTTGTGTAGCTTTATCAAATAAACTTCCTAAATCAAGAATGCAACGTGATTTATCAGATTCTTCTAGTCAAAGAAATCTAGGTTTAGCGTTTGGATATTCTTTACAAGCAATTAATGAAACTACAAATGGTTTAGCTAAATGTGTAGTGAATAAAGAAAAACTTGTTTATGATTTAAATGAAAAATGGGAAGTACTAGCAGAACCAATTCAAACAATGTTAAGAAAATATGGTGTACCTGATGCTTATGATACATTAAAAGCGTTGACAAGAGGTAAGAGTATTTCTAAAGAAGATATCTTGAAATTTGCAGAAAGCTTAGATATTTTATCTGATCAAGATCGTCAAACTTTAATTGATATGACACCAGCTTCTTATATTGGGCTTGCAAATATACTTGCAAAAATTAATTTATCTAAATAA
- a CDS encoding phosphoribosylformylglycinamidine synthase codes for MSDVKRIYVEKRTAYATEANEIKHNLIEQLGLEIKTLRVINRYDVQGISDDILNKGIDTILSEPMVDDVYQEDFPKNEEEAIFAIEFLPGQYDQRADSCEQCFAILTGNTNAKVKCARVFAITFAGNKDDVLNKIQGFLINPVDQRLASLDKPKNLNDEVPEIKPVSTITGFNEFSKEELEKFLVDNGMAMNYDDLKVTQDYFKNEEKRDPTETELKVLDTYWSDHCRHTTFATVITDLDIENGAFKEILEKDIENYKTSRHLVYGIDTKRPLTLMDLATISMKELRKTGYLDDLEVSEEINACSVEITVHTTDGDEQWLLMFKNETHNHPTEIEPFGGAATCLGGAIRDPLSGRAYVYQSMRITGAGDPRKSLEETIKGKLPQRKICQESAHGFSSYGNQIGLTTGYVHEIYDEGYVAKRMELGAVVAAAPKEQVKRLEPLKGHVVLLIGGRTGRDGIGGATGSSKSHDIKSIETAGAEVQKGNPVEERKIQRLFRNKEVSEKIVRCNDFGAGGVCVAVGELAPGLEIDLDAVLKKYDGLTGTELAISESQERMAIVVDSKDVDFIKAECAKENLEVVQVAIVTDQNRLIMRHMGKDIVNISREFLDAAGAKRYQDVKIMLPDFENTPFDKQPQTSFVDTVTKTLSKLSVASQKGLIERFDSSIGNGTVLSPFGGIKYHSETEGMAALIPVLGKETTTASIMTYGYNPVISKWSPYHGSIYAIVESIAKIVAMGGNYHNIRFSFQEYFEKLLTNPTTWGKPTAALLGAYRVQNALKLPSIGGKDSMSGSFEDLHVPPTLVSFAITSSDVDDIMTPEIKEAGHILVEVVINKDKYHVFDFDHLQKQYDAIMALMKENKIYSAYTVKDGGVIEAVSKMAFGNGIGVAFSGEYDLDSYVMRDYGNIIIEVKNEEDLDVFDNYRIVGTTNDSEVLSYGHEAISLDEAYAINKAPLESVYPTREVAPTSEIKVAACNTRSTLKAKVTVETPLVVIPVFPGTNCEYDSKRAFEKAGAKVQLVLIRNKTEQMLTDSINELEAAIRQANIVMLPGGFSAGDEPEGSGKFIATVLKNPRLKDAISDLLDNRDGLMIGICNGFQALIKLGLLPYGKIQDMSKDDPTLTFNTIGRHVSQMVDTRIGSVKSPWLKYVNVDDIHTIPVSHGEGRFVAPKEVIEELFENGQVFSQYVDPNRKVTMQTPYNPNGSMYAIEGIISRDGRVIGKMGHSERQGENRFKNVYGEMDQKLFEAGVDYFKGGK; via the coding sequence ATGAGTGATGTAAAACGTATATACGTTGAAAAAAGAACAGCGTATGCAACAGAAGCAAATGAAATTAAACATAATTTAATTGAACAGTTGGGATTAGAAATCAAAACATTAAGAGTTATCAACCGTTATGATGTTCAAGGGATAAGTGATGATATTTTAAATAAAGGCATTGATACAATTTTATCTGAACCAATGGTTGATGATGTTTATCAAGAAGATTTCCCTAAAAATGAAGAAGAAGCAATCTTTGCTATTGAGTTTTTACCAGGTCAATATGATCAAAGAGCAGATTCTTGTGAGCAATGTTTTGCTATTTTAACTGGTAATACTAATGCTAAAGTAAAATGTGCTCGTGTATTTGCAATTACTTTTGCTGGTAATAAAGATGATGTTTTAAATAAAATTCAAGGTTTTTTAATTAATCCGGTAGATCAACGCCTAGCGTCTTTAGATAAACCAAAAAATTTAAATGATGAAGTGCCAGAAATTAAACCTGTATCTACAATCACTGGTTTTAATGAGTTTAGTAAAGAAGAACTTGAAAAATTCTTAGTTGATAATGGAATGGCAATGAATTATGATGATTTAAAAGTTACACAAGATTACTTTAAAAATGAAGAAAAACGTGATCCTACTGAAACTGAATTAAAAGTATTAGATACATATTGGTCAGATCATTGTCGTCATACTACTTTTGCCACTGTTATTACTGATTTAGATATTGAAAATGGTGCTTTTAAAGAAATTTTAGAAAAAGATATTGAAAATTACAAAACTAGTCGTCATTTAGTTTATGGAATTGATACTAAACGTCCACTTACATTAATGGATTTAGCGACTATTTCAATGAAAGAATTACGTAAAACAGGTTACCTAGATGATTTAGAAGTTTCTGAAGAAATTAATGCTTGTTCAGTAGAAATTACAGTTCATACAACTGATGGTGATGAACAATGGTTATTGATGTTTAAAAATGAAACACATAATCATCCAACAGAAATAGAACCATTTGGTGGAGCAGCAACTTGTTTAGGTGGAGCAATTCGTGATCCATTATCAGGAAGAGCTTATGTATATCAAAGTATGCGTATTACTGGAGCAGGAGATCCACGTAAATCATTAGAAGAAACAATTAAAGGTAAATTACCTCAACGTAAGATTTGTCAAGAATCAGCTCATGGTTTTTCTTCTTATGGTAACCAAATTGGTTTAACAACTGGTTATGTTCATGAAATTTATGATGAAGGTTATGTAGCTAAAAGAATGGAATTAGGTGCAGTCGTGGCTGCTGCTCCAAAAGAACAAGTTAAACGTTTAGAACCATTAAAAGGACATGTTGTCTTATTAATTGGTGGTCGTACTGGACGTGATGGAATTGGTGGAGCTACTGGTTCTTCTAAATCTCATGATATTAAGTCAATTGAAACAGCAGGTGCTGAAGTTCAAAAAGGTAATCCAGTTGAAGAAAGAAAAATTCAACGTTTATTTAGGAATAAAGAAGTAAGTGAAAAAATTGTTCGTTGTAATGATTTTGGAGCAGGTGGAGTCTGCGTTGCTGTTGGTGAATTAGCACCTGGTCTAGAAATTGATTTAGATGCCGTCTTAAAGAAATATGATGGTTTAACAGGGACAGAGTTAGCAATTTCTGAATCACAAGAACGTATGGCAATTGTAGTAGATAGTAAAGATGTTGATTTTATTAAAGCTGAATGTGCTAAGGAAAACTTAGAGGTTGTTCAAGTTGCTATTGTTACTGATCAAAATCGTTTGATAATGAGACATATGGGTAAAGATATTGTTAATATTTCACGTGAGTTCTTAGATGCAGCTGGAGCAAAACGTTATCAAGATGTTAAAATTATGTTACCTGATTTTGAAAACACACCATTTGATAAACAACCACAAACTAGTTTTGTTGATACTGTAACTAAGACATTATCTAAATTAAGTGTTGCTTCTCAAAAAGGGTTAATTGAAAGATTTGATTCTTCAATTGGTAATGGTACAGTGTTATCACCTTTTGGAGGAATTAAATATCATAGTGAAACTGAAGGGATGGCAGCATTGATTCCAGTGCTAGGAAAAGAAACAACAACAGCTTCAATCATGACTTATGGATATAATCCAGTAATCTCTAAATGGTCACCATACCATGGTTCAATTTATGCAATTGTTGAATCAATTGCGAAAATTGTTGCAATGGGTGGAAATTATCATAATATTCGTTTTTCATTCCAAGAGTATTTTGAAAAATTATTAACAAATCCAACTACTTGGGGTAAACCTACAGCAGCATTACTTGGTGCTTATCGTGTTCAAAATGCTTTAAAATTACCTTCAATTGGAGGTAAAGATAGTATGTCAGGGTCATTTGAGGATTTACATGTACCTCCAACACTAGTATCTTTTGCAATTACTAGTAGTGATGTTGATGATATTATGACACCTGAAATTAAAGAAGCAGGGCATATATTAGTAGAAGTTGTTATTAATAAAGATAAATATCATGTATTTGATTTTGATCATTTACAAAAACAATATGATGCTATTATGGCATTAATGAAAGAAAATAAAATTTATAGTGCATATACTGTAAAAGATGGTGGTGTAATTGAAGCCGTTAGTAAGATGGCTTTTGGTAATGGTATTGGAGTTGCTTTTAGTGGTGAATATGATTTAGATAGTTATGTAATGCGTGATTATGGAAATATCATCATTGAAGTTAAAAATGAAGAAGATTTAGATGTTTTTGATAATTATCGTATTGTTGGTACTACTAATGATAGTGAAGTATTATCATATGGACATGAAGCTATTTCTTTGGATGAAGCATATGCAATTAATAAGGCACCATTAGAAAGTGTCTATCCAACAAGAGAAGTAGCACCTACAAGTGAAATTAAAGTAGCTGCATGTAATACACGTTCTACTTTAAAAGCAAAAGTTACTGTTGAAACACCACTTGTAGTTATTCCGGTATTCCCAGGAACTAACTGTGAATATGATTCAAAACGTGCTTTTGAAAAAGCTGGAGCAAAAGTTCAATTAGTTTTAATTAGAAATAAAACTGAACAAATGCTTACAGATTCAATTAATGAATTAGAAGCAGCAATTAGACAAGCTAATATTGTAATGTTACCAGGAGGGTTTAGTGCTGGTGATGAACCTGAAGGTTCTGGTAAATTTATTGCCACAGTATTAAAGAATCCTCGTTTAAAAGATGCAATTAGTGATTTATTGGATAATCGTGATGGATTAATGATTGGAATTTGTAATGGATTCCAGGCATTAATTAAGTTAGGATTATTACCATATGGTAAAATTCAAGATATGTCTAAAGATGATCCAACATTAACTTTCAATACAATTGGTCGCCACGTTTCACAAATGGTAGATACAAGAATTGGAAGTGTTAAATCACCTTGGTTAAAATATGTAAATGTTGATGATATTCATACAATTCCAGTTAGTCATGGTGAAGGTCGTTTTGTAGCGCCAAAAGAAGTTATTGAAGAATTGTTTGAAAATGGACAAGTATTCTCTCAATATGTTGACCCTAATCGTAAGGTAACAATGCAAACACCTTATAACCCAAATGGTTCAATGTATGCGATTGAAGGAATTATTTCTCGTGATGGTCGTGTTATTGGTAAAATGGGTCATAGTGAACGTCAAGGTGAAAACCGCTTTAAAAATGTTTATGGTGAAATGGATCAAAAATTATTTGAAGCAGGTGTAGATTATTTTAAAGGTGGAAAATAG